A genomic region of Candidatus Aminicenantes bacterium contains the following coding sequences:
- a CDS encoding radical SAM protein, which translates to MPRSPYVKTLSIAAWSQPGGPGRRLRQLDLELTERCNFNCLHCTINRPADDTDAEASEMSLEKIVEILRQATALGVLTVRFTGGEPLLRPDFDDIYQAARGLGLRVSLFTNASLITIRKAELFSRVLPLEPVEVSIYGMTEATAAAATQTKGARQAVSRGLKLLEMYGVKFIPKFVLLPPNQAEFTEFRRWAGERPGALHTPAFVLPSDLRARRDSGAANARLAKLRLAPAQAAAFGAAESDEPQRELRAFCRAQCGPQGPGLFGCGAGTETACIDAYGQFQLCLRLRHPETTVALGKDGLAGALSSFVPKVRRRKAQDARYLERCAVCFLKPLCEQCPASSWIESGKLDAPVEYHCRITHAQAFTLGLLEKGEQAWKVKDWRRRLDGPAAGGRDVRSA; encoded by the coding sequence ATGCCTCGTTCCCCGTATGTCAAAACGCTTTCCATCGCCGCTTGGTCCCAGCCCGGCGGCCCGGGCCGGCGCCTCCGCCAGCTCGACCTCGAGCTGACCGAGCGCTGTAATTTCAACTGCCTCCACTGTACGATCAATCGGCCTGCGGACGACACCGACGCCGAAGCGTCCGAAATGAGCTTGGAGAAGATCGTCGAGATCCTCCGCCAGGCGACTGCGCTGGGCGTCCTGACCGTCCGCTTCACCGGCGGCGAGCCGCTCCTTCGGCCCGACTTCGACGACATCTACCAGGCGGCCCGCGGGCTGGGCCTGCGCGTTTCGCTCTTTACCAACGCCTCCTTGATCACGATCCGCAAGGCCGAGCTTTTCAGCCGCGTCCTGCCGCTCGAGCCGGTGGAAGTCTCGATCTACGGCATGACCGAGGCGACGGCGGCCGCCGCGACCCAGACCAAGGGCGCCCGCCAGGCCGTTTCGCGGGGCCTGAAGCTCCTCGAGATGTACGGCGTCAAGTTCATCCCCAAGTTCGTCCTCCTGCCGCCGAACCAAGCCGAGTTCACCGAGTTCCGCCGCTGGGCGGGCGAGCGGCCGGGCGCTTTGCACACCCCCGCCTTCGTCCTGCCGTCCGACCTGCGGGCCCGCCGCGATTCGGGCGCCGCCAACGCCCGCCTGGCCAAGCTGCGGTTGGCGCCGGCCCAGGCGGCGGCCTTCGGCGCGGCGGAATCGGACGAGCCCCAGCGGGAGCTGCGGGCCTTCTGCCGGGCCCAATGCGGTCCCCAAGGGCCCGGCCTATTCGGTTGCGGCGCCGGCACGGAAACGGCCTGCATCGACGCGTATGGGCAGTTTCAGTTATGTCTCCGGCTGCGTCATCCCGAAACCACCGTGGCCCTGGGCAAAGACGGGCTGGCCGGCGCGCTGTCGTCCTTCGTGCCGAAGGTGCGCCGCCGCAAAGCCCAAGATGCCCGTTACCTGGAGCGCTGCGCCGTCTGCTTCCTTAAACCCCTCTGCGAACAATGCCCGGCGTCCTCGTGGATCGAGAGCGGCAAGCTCGACGCGCCGGTCGAATACCATTGCCGGATCACCCACGCCCAAGCCTTTACCTTGGGCTTGTTGGAGAAAGGCGAGCAGGCCTGGAAGGTCAAAGACTGGCGGCGGAGGCTTGACGGTCCCGCCGCGGGAGGTCGCGATGTCCGCTCCGCCTGA
- a CDS encoding PqqD family protein, whose translation MSAPPELDEVFVRSSDVVARVIEGELVIVPLTGGVGDLEGELFSLNETGRAIWDRMDGRSLRRVIEDLGEEFDAPPETLAKDVLGLIGELLQRSIIVRQAG comes from the coding sequence ATGTCCGCTCCGCCTGAACTTGATGAGGTCTTCGTTCGCTCGTCGGACGTCGTCGCCCGGGTGATCGAGGGAGAGCTCGTCATTGTCCCGCTCACCGGCGGCGTCGGCGATTTGGAAGGGGAGCTGTTCTCTCTGAACGAAACCGGCCGCGCGATCTGGGACCGGATGGACGGCCGCAGCCTGCGCCGTGTCATCGAGGACTTGGGCGAGGAGTTCGACGCCCCCCCCGAGACTCTGGCCAAAGACGTTCTCGGCCTGATCGGGGAGCTTCTGCAGAGGTCCATCATTGTCCGGCAGGCCGGCTGA